In Microbacterium sp. zg-Y818, the genomic window CGCGCTCAGCTGGATGCCGAGAAGGATCGACTGGTCGCGCTGGGTGCCGAGGTCGTCAGACTCGTCGATCAGAACTGGGGCCCGTGGCCCGAGCTGTACTACCAGCTGCGCGACCCCGAGGGCAACGAGTTCTGCCTGCAGTGAGCCTCAGTCGGCCGACGTGGTGGCGGGGAGCTCTACCGGGATGACCGGGCAGTCCTTCCACAGTCGCTCGAGGCCGTAGAACACGCGCTCCTCCTGGTGGAAGACGTGCGCGACGAGGTCACCGAAGTCCAGCAGAATCCACCGGGCCTGCTCACGCCCCTCGCGGCGGAGGCGCTTGTGTCCCGCTTCGAGGAGCTTCTCCTCGATGCGGTC contains:
- the rsfS gene encoding ribosome silencing factor, translated to MTASAQSREMIQIAAQAADATGGEDIVALDVSEPLPLVDAFLIVSGNSERNVAAIADRIEEKLLEAGHKRLRREGREQARWILLDFGDLVAHVFHQEERVFYGLERLWKDCPVIPVELPATTSAD